Proteins encoded by one window of Microplitis demolitor isolate Queensland-Clemson2020A chromosome 6, iyMicDemo2.1a, whole genome shotgun sequence:
- the LOC103580555 gene encoding atlastin isoform X2, giving the protein MASVRQQRRKQSDDYNKDSYVATKPPVTYCLDENVNCLSSHKISDDGGGRVGKKLDDNTKKIGRIEELSASVRSSSTSMDDDKKKTDGDDGGRPVQVVLTHPDHTFELDEDALAEILLKDDIKDRSVVVVSVAGAFRKGKSFLLDFFLRYMNYKYLDKKTSESWIGDDNEPLSGFSWRGGSERDTTGILMWSKVFPGTMPNGEKVAIILMDTQGAFDSQSTVRDCATVFALSTMLSSVQIFNLSQNIQEDDLQHLQLFTEYGRLALEKSGNTPFQKLEFLVRDWSYPYEADYGSEGGQKILQRRLEISDRQHPELQSLRKHIKSCFSDISCFLMPHPGLKIATNPKFDGRLVEIESDFKQQLKKLIPSLLAPENLVTKKINGQTVRARDLLEYFKSYIRIYKGDELPEPKSMLVATAEANNLSAVADAKDLYLQMMECVCGGAKPFLATAHLESEHQRCVDKALHQFSNKRKMGGDEFSQTYMEKLVKDMDEAFLQFKAHNESKNIFKAARTPAVFFAIAVTMYICSGVFGLVGLYTLANICNLIMGIGLLTLVLWAYIRYSGELREIGTQIDDLASGIWENIMKPIYQQFVEKSVSVAVAQAAAEIATNSTIGSATSVNGKHKVS; this is encoded by the exons atggcgAGTGTCAGACAACAACGACGTAAACAGAGTGACGATTATAATAAAGATTCATATGTCG caACTAAACCCCCAGTGACTTATTGTCTTGACGAAAACGTTAATTGTTTATCATCACACAAGATAAGTGATGATGGTGGGGGTCGTGTAGGTAAAAAACTCG atgacAACACGAAAAAAATAGGAAGGATAGAAGAGCTGTCCGCTTCAGTGAGATCATCATCGACGTCAAtggatgatgataaaaaaaaaacggacgGTGACGACGGTGGCCGACCTGTCCAAGTTGTTTTAACCCATCCCGATCATACATTTGAACTCGATGAAGATGCTCTAGCTGAAATACTTCTCAAAGATGACATTAAAGATCGTAGTGTCGTGGTCGTGTCCGTTGCCGGTGCATTCCGTAAAGGAAAAAGTTTTCTTCTGGATTTTTTTCTTCGCTACATGAATtacaaa tatttagataaaaaaacatcAGAATCATGGATCGGAGATGATAATGAACCACTGAGCGGATTCTCATGGCGTGGTGGCTCTGAACGCGACACAACCGGGATACTCATGTGGTCAAAAGTGTTTCCGGGTACGATGCCAAATGGAGAAAAAGTTGCCATCATTTTAATGGATACTCAGGGTGCATTTGACAGTCAATCGACAGTAAGAGACTGTGCGACTGTATTTGCATTGAGTACAATGTTGTCATCggtacaaatatttaatttgtctcaaaatattcaagaagACGATTTGCAGCATCTGCAGTTATTTACAGAGTACGGTCGTCTTGCATTAGAAAAATCCGGAAATACGCCTTTTCAGAAGCTTGAATTCTTGGTACGTGATTGGAGTTACCCATACGAGGCTGATTATGGTTCCGAGGGAGGCCAGAAAATATTGCAGAGACGTCTTGAGATCTCTGACCGGCAGCATCCGGAGCTACAGAGCTTACGTAAACATATTAAGTCATGTTTTTCGGATATATCGTGTTTCCTGATGCCGCATCCGGGTCTGAAGATCGCGACGAACCCGAAATTTGACGGGCGGCTGGTAGAAATTGAGTCAGATTTTAAACAACAGCTAAAAAAGCTTATACCTTCGTTGTTAGCACCCGAGAATTtggtaactaaaaaaataaatggacaAACTGTTCGTGCACGTGATTTATTAGAAtactttaaaagttatattagaatttataaagGCGATGAATTACCAGAGCCAAAAAGTATGTTAGTTGCTACTGCTGAAGCAAATAATTTGTCTGCGGTTGCTGATGCTAAGGATTTGTATTTACAAATGATGGAATGCGTTTGTGGAGGTGCTAAACCCTTTTTGGCAACCGCACATCTTGAATCGGAGCATCAGCGGTGTGTTGACAAAGCGCTTCATCAGTTTTCTAATAAACGCAAGATGGGGGGAGATGAGTTCAGCCAAACTTACATGGAAAAACTTGTcaag GATATGGATGAAGCATTTCTACAATTTAAAGCCCacaatgaaagtaaaaatattttcaaagcaGCTCGTACTCCAGCCGTATTTTTTGCCATTGCCGTCACTATGTACATTTGCTCCGGAGTATTTGGTCTCGTAGGACTCTATACTCTAGCTAATATTTGTAATCTCATTATGGGAATTGGTTTATTAACTCTCGTATTATGGGCGTATATTAg atACAGCGGAGAGCTCCGTGAAATAGGAACACAAATAGACGATTTAGCTAGCGGTATATGGGAAAAc ataatgaaaccaatttatcaacaatttgTCGAGAAATCTGTGTCCGTCGCCGTAGCACAAGCAGCAGCTGAAATAGCAACTAATTCAACTATAGGAAGCGCAACATCCGTTAATGGAAAACATAAAGtatcgtaa
- the LOC103580568 gene encoding ankyrin repeat and SOCS box protein 3-like, producing MNPSMLNEENMMTSDIFCNSRIIAGYPPLSVAIREGHEEMVELLLKGGADPNVDNYRDISPLVHAAEKGNLNIIKLLLGYGANINLVPVNGCVTKSALHCAVVRENLDVVKLLLDNIMIDVDTVISNKMTALHSGALFVDDNLNIVQHLLDAGADVNAINGSGHSALDISRLKCSSEIESMILSHIVKLTAYGPT from the exons ATGAATCCGTCAATGCTTAACGAAGAAAACATGATGACTTCAGACATTTTTTGCAATTCGCGGATAATTGCAGGCTACCCGCCTTTATCTGTTGCAATTCGGGAAGGTCATGAAGAAATGGTTGAGCTGCTGTTGAAAGGTGGTGCTGATCCGAATGTTGATAACTACAGAGATATATCACCACTAGTTCATGCTGCCGAAAAagggaatttaaatattataaagttATTACTTGGATACGGTGCGAACATCAACCTGGTACCAGTCAATGGATGCGTAACTAAAAGTGCTCTACATTGTGCCGTCGTTCGCGAGAACTTGGATGTGGTGAAATTATTATTGGACAACATCATGATAGACGTCGATACAGTTATCAGCAACAAGATGACAGCTCTCCATTCCGGAGCTTTGTTTGTCGatgacaatttaaatattgtacaGCATCTGCTTGATGCTGGTGCTGACGTAAACGCAATAAATGGATCTGGTCATTCAGCACTAGACATATCCCGGCTAAAATGTTCATCGGAGATTGAATCAATGATACTTAGTCACATTGTTAAACTCactgcg TATGGACCAACATAG
- the LOC103580554 gene encoding peptidyl-prolyl cis-trans isomerase FKBP4, with protein sequence MKLHYLSSDNVVEKIVTTPGNILNKPTEKSICQLKISDIKPGSLDPGELNSRLLHPGEIALVIGEADSEVDRQIERAIKWMGEGESAVVNMKLHSEKSESPALEISLTLSLIKHEPFKPIWDWTPSEKYLTASEYKERALKLMQENRIKDAFIRFSKAVSLLITLEPINDLELPEDLLRDISNLRSNLYNNMAMCQLKYDNYEHVISLCTKVLARDKNNVRAMYRRGCAFGSMKNIENALNDFQKAAHIEPANTLVWKKMITYSKLWEEAAKKSDDLLKRMFKI encoded by the coding sequence atgaaattgcaTTACTTATCTTCAGACAATGTCGTTGAAAAAATAGTCACAACACCTggcaatattttaaataaaccaaCAGAGAAATCTATATGTCAGTTAAAAATATCAGATATTAAACCCGGGTCATTGGATCCTGGTGAATTGAACAGCCGGTTGCTTCACCCAGGAGAAATTGCCCTAGTGATTGGAGAAGCTGATTCAGAAGTTGATAGACAAATTGAGCGGGCGATAAAATGGATGGGAGAAGGAGAGTCTGCGGTTGTCAACATGAAGTTACATTCAGAAAAATCCGAATCACCTGCACTGGAAATATCTTTAACTTTGTCTTTAATAAAACATGAGCCGTTCAAACCCATATGGGACTGGACTCCATCGGAAAAATACTTGACCGCATCCGAATACAAAGAGCGCGCGCTAAAACTGATGCAGGAAAACAGAATAAAAGATGCGTTCATAAGATTCAGCAAAGCCGTAAGCTTGCTTATAACCTTGGAGCCCATAAATGATCTCGAGTTACCAGAAGATCTTTTACGGGACATAAGTAATCTGAGGAGCAATTTGTACAACAACATGGCGATGTGTCAATTGAAGTACGATAACTACGAGCACGTGATTTCCCTTTGCACAAAAGTACTTGCGAGAGACAAAAATAACGTCCGAGCGATGTATCGTCGCGGGTGCGCCTTCGgaagtatgaaaaatattgaaaatgcTCTTAATGACTTCCAGAAAGCCGCTCACATTGAGCCTGCGAATACTCTTGtctggaaaaaaatgataacttaCAGCAAACTTTGGGAAGAGGCCGCTAAAAAAAGCGACGACTTGCTTAAAagaatgtttaaaatttaa
- the LOC103580555 gene encoding atlastin isoform X3 has protein sequence MASVRQQRRKQSDDYNKDSYVDDNTKKIGRIEELSASVRSSSTSMDDDKKKTDGDDGGRPVQVVLTHPDHTFELDEDALAEILLKDDIKDRSVVVVSVAGAFRKGKSFLLDFFLRYMNYKYLDKKTSESWIGDDNEPLSGFSWRGGSERDTTGILMWSKVFPGTMPNGEKVAIILMDTQGAFDSQSTVRDCATVFALSTMLSSVQIFNLSQNIQEDDLQHLQLFTEYGRLALEKSGNTPFQKLEFLVRDWSYPYEADYGSEGGQKILQRRLEISDRQHPELQSLRKHIKSCFSDISCFLMPHPGLKIATNPKFDGRLVEIESDFKQQLKKLIPSLLAPENLVTKKINGQTVRARDLLEYFKSYIRIYKGDELPEPKSMLVATAEANNLSAVADAKDLYLQMMECVCGGAKPFLATAHLESEHQRCVDKALHQFSNKRKMGGDEFSQTYMEKLVKDMDEAFLQFKAHNESKNIFKAARTPAVFFAIAVTMYICSGVFGLVGLYTLANICNLIMGIGLLTLVLWAYIRYSGELREIGTQIDDLASGIWENIMKPIYQQFVEKSVSVAVAQAAAEIATNSTIGSATSVNGKHKVS, from the exons atggcgAGTGTCAGACAACAACGACGTAAACAGAGTGACGATTATAATAAAGATTCATATGTCG atgacAACACGAAAAAAATAGGAAGGATAGAAGAGCTGTCCGCTTCAGTGAGATCATCATCGACGTCAAtggatgatgataaaaaaaaaacggacgGTGACGACGGTGGCCGACCTGTCCAAGTTGTTTTAACCCATCCCGATCATACATTTGAACTCGATGAAGATGCTCTAGCTGAAATACTTCTCAAAGATGACATTAAAGATCGTAGTGTCGTGGTCGTGTCCGTTGCCGGTGCATTCCGTAAAGGAAAAAGTTTTCTTCTGGATTTTTTTCTTCGCTACATGAATtacaaa tatttagataaaaaaacatcAGAATCATGGATCGGAGATGATAATGAACCACTGAGCGGATTCTCATGGCGTGGTGGCTCTGAACGCGACACAACCGGGATACTCATGTGGTCAAAAGTGTTTCCGGGTACGATGCCAAATGGAGAAAAAGTTGCCATCATTTTAATGGATACTCAGGGTGCATTTGACAGTCAATCGACAGTAAGAGACTGTGCGACTGTATTTGCATTGAGTACAATGTTGTCATCggtacaaatatttaatttgtctcaaaatattcaagaagACGATTTGCAGCATCTGCAGTTATTTACAGAGTACGGTCGTCTTGCATTAGAAAAATCCGGAAATACGCCTTTTCAGAAGCTTGAATTCTTGGTACGTGATTGGAGTTACCCATACGAGGCTGATTATGGTTCCGAGGGAGGCCAGAAAATATTGCAGAGACGTCTTGAGATCTCTGACCGGCAGCATCCGGAGCTACAGAGCTTACGTAAACATATTAAGTCATGTTTTTCGGATATATCGTGTTTCCTGATGCCGCATCCGGGTCTGAAGATCGCGACGAACCCGAAATTTGACGGGCGGCTGGTAGAAATTGAGTCAGATTTTAAACAACAGCTAAAAAAGCTTATACCTTCGTTGTTAGCACCCGAGAATTtggtaactaaaaaaataaatggacaAACTGTTCGTGCACGTGATTTATTAGAAtactttaaaagttatattagaatttataaagGCGATGAATTACCAGAGCCAAAAAGTATGTTAGTTGCTACTGCTGAAGCAAATAATTTGTCTGCGGTTGCTGATGCTAAGGATTTGTATTTACAAATGATGGAATGCGTTTGTGGAGGTGCTAAACCCTTTTTGGCAACCGCACATCTTGAATCGGAGCATCAGCGGTGTGTTGACAAAGCGCTTCATCAGTTTTCTAATAAACGCAAGATGGGGGGAGATGAGTTCAGCCAAACTTACATGGAAAAACTTGTcaag GATATGGATGAAGCATTTCTACAATTTAAAGCCCacaatgaaagtaaaaatattttcaaagcaGCTCGTACTCCAGCCGTATTTTTTGCCATTGCCGTCACTATGTACATTTGCTCCGGAGTATTTGGTCTCGTAGGACTCTATACTCTAGCTAATATTTGTAATCTCATTATGGGAATTGGTTTATTAACTCTCGTATTATGGGCGTATATTAg atACAGCGGAGAGCTCCGTGAAATAGGAACACAAATAGACGATTTAGCTAGCGGTATATGGGAAAAc ataatgaaaccaatttatcaacaatttgTCGAGAAATCTGTGTCCGTCGCCGTAGCACAAGCAGCAGCTGAAATAGCAACTAATTCAACTATAGGAAGCGCAACATCCGTTAATGGAAAACATAAAGtatcgtaa
- the LOC103580553 gene encoding serine/threonine-protein kinase greatwall — protein MAQLGDNFLNKKINVEDGLNGSDVKRTLNNHEGKENNDSNIMEGNSGEKTPVQNGSRNGNNSIFNTISKIVNRSTKVPEIHDFKIVKPISRGAFGKVFLGFKKTNPDQVYAIKVMKKNEMIHKNMASQVVIERNALAITHSPYCVQLFYSLQSHSCIYLVMEYMVGGDLKSFLGNVGYMDESMAAFYTAEVCLALEYLHSHGITHRDLKPDNMLLSREGHVKLTDFGLSRINAFHRDLEISDLVNHTPTAFNLCTRTPGQLLSLTSHLSFGSGRSSVDLDGSITENETSVSQNLQSVLHKASPARGDSSHLSGIDPFQSADDIDFDHDEVFDAPSGGSSYHTAESSKRFANSQLTLSRGETESSHTEIGLINSRQNNSNTNSPLNAFMSSFSKGTKRKRGSSSTGLTREIYLMGLDANSTPKRPNRGVLNSRTPSFSGEILRPIVEKPEVCTAESTRVAFSTPVSSSRQGHKAGGEKKEMRFEIPSTDSERSPRAISPIKTPASNSNDVNFTPYRTPKSVRRGDKSDNRILGTPDYLAPELLLKQGHGAAVDWWALGVCLYEFCTGIPPFNDETPQKVFENILARDIPWPEGDEVLSKKAIEAIDRLLTLDQNERPTAKDVRKMEFFKEFPWDTPAEAVPPFVPKPDDNWDTCYFQARNIMQHLNVSSCEN, from the exons atggcacagttgggagataattttttgaataaaaaaattaatgtggaGGATGGTTTAAATGGGAGTGATGTTAAGAGAACGTTAAATAATCACGAgggtaaagaaaataatgatagCAATATAATGGAGGGAAATTCCGGAGAAAAAACTCCTGTACAAAATGGGAGTAGAAATGGTAATAATTCTATATTCAATACAAtttcgaaaattgttaatagaTCTACcaag GTTCCAGAGATCCATGACTTCAAAATAGTGAAACCCATAAGTCGCGGAGCCTTTGGCAAAGTCTTTCTCGGCTTCAAGAAAACAAACCCAGATCAAGTGTACgcaataaaagtaatgaaaaaaaatgaaatgatcCACAAGAACATGGCATCTCAAGTAGTGATAGAGCGAAACGCTCTTGCTATCACCCACAGTCCCTACTGCGTCCAACTGTTTTACTCCCTGCAGTCCCACAGTTGCATTTATCTTGTAATGGAGTATATGGTCGGCGGTGATCTCAAAAGCTTCTTGGGTAATGTCGGTTACATGGACGAATCAATGGCCGCTTTCTATACCGCGGAGGTCTGTCTTGCCCTTGAGTACCTCCATTCCCACGGTATCACCCACCGGGATTTAAAACCCGACAACATGCTTCTCTCCCGTGAAGGCCACgtcaaattaaccgatttcgGTCTCAGTCGCATCAATGCCTTCCATCGTGATCTTGAAATTTCCGATCTAGTCAATCATACTCCGACTGCCTTCAATCTCTGCACCCGAACTCCCGGACAATTATTATCTCTAACGTCACATCTGTCATTTGGTTCCGGGCGATCTTCAGTTGATCTCGATGGATCCATCACCGAAAATGAGACCTCAGTTTCACAAAACCTGCAGTCAGTTCTTCATAAAGCTTCTCCAGCTCGCGGTGATTCTAGCCATTTATCGGGAATCGATCCTTTCCAATCTGCGGATGACATTGATTTTGATCACGACGAAGTCTTTGATGCTCCCAGTGGCGGCAGTAGTTATCATACTGCGGAATCATCGAAACGATTTGCCAACAGTCAATTGACACTAAGTAGAGGCGAGACTGAGAGCTCACATACAGAAATTGGTTTAATTAACTCGCggcaaaataattcaaatacaaATAGTCCATTGAATGCTTTTATGTCATCATTTTCAAAAGGAACTAAACGTAAAAGAGGATCATCATCAACTGGACTGAcaagagaaatttatttaatgggTTTGGATGCTAATTCAACTCCCAAGAGACCCAATAGAGGGGTATTAAATTCACGGACGCCGAGTTTTAGTGGAGAAATTTTAAGACCAATTGTTGAAAAACCGGAAGTATGTACAGCTGAAAGTACAAGAGTTGCTTTTTCTACGCCGGTATCATCATCAAGGCAAGGACATAAAGCTGGAGGCGAAAAAAAGGAAATGAGATTTGAAATTCCCTCGACTGATAGCGAGAGGTCGCCACGTGCTATTTCTCCGATAAAAACACCAGCTAGTAATTCAAATGACGTTAATTTCACCCCCTACAGGACTCCCAAGAGTGTGAGGAGGGGCGATAAGTCGGATAATAGGATACTGGGAACGCCGGATTATTTGGCGCCTGAATTGTTACTTAAACAGGGACACGGTGCTGCTGTTGATTGGTGGGCACTTGGAGTCTGTTTGTATGAATTTTGCACAGGCATTCCACCGTTTAATGATGAAACTCCGCAGAAGGTGTTTGAGAATATACTGGCGAGAGATATTCCTTGGCCCGAGGGAGACGAAGTTTTGTCGAAAAAAGCTATTGAGGCTATTGATAGACTGCTGACGTTGGATCAAAATGAAAGACCGACGGCTAAAGATGTCAGGAAAATGGAGTTTTTTAAAGAGTTTCCGTGGGATACTCCAGCGGAAGCTGTCCCGCCTTTTGTACCCAAACCTGATGATAACTGGGATACTTGCTATTTTCAag ctcGAAATATAATGCAGCATCTTAATGTCAGTAGctgtgaaaattaa
- the LOC103580555 gene encoding atlastin isoform X1, with protein MSESMRKVGKSTGNTRPVNRRRLPDGFGMVARATKPPVTYCLDENVNCLSSHKISDDGGGRVGKKLDDNTKKIGRIEELSASVRSSSTSMDDDKKKTDGDDGGRPVQVVLTHPDHTFELDEDALAEILLKDDIKDRSVVVVSVAGAFRKGKSFLLDFFLRYMNYKYLDKKTSESWIGDDNEPLSGFSWRGGSERDTTGILMWSKVFPGTMPNGEKVAIILMDTQGAFDSQSTVRDCATVFALSTMLSSVQIFNLSQNIQEDDLQHLQLFTEYGRLALEKSGNTPFQKLEFLVRDWSYPYEADYGSEGGQKILQRRLEISDRQHPELQSLRKHIKSCFSDISCFLMPHPGLKIATNPKFDGRLVEIESDFKQQLKKLIPSLLAPENLVTKKINGQTVRARDLLEYFKSYIRIYKGDELPEPKSMLVATAEANNLSAVADAKDLYLQMMECVCGGAKPFLATAHLESEHQRCVDKALHQFSNKRKMGGDEFSQTYMEKLVKDMDEAFLQFKAHNESKNIFKAARTPAVFFAIAVTMYICSGVFGLVGLYTLANICNLIMGIGLLTLVLWAYIRYSGELREIGTQIDDLASGIWENIMKPIYQQFVEKSVSVAVAQAAAEIATNSTIGSATSVNGKHKVS; from the exons ATGAGTGAAAGTATGAGAAAAGTTGGTAAAAGTACTGGTAATACTAGGCCAGTAAATCGACGTAGACTTCCAGATGGTTTTGGAATGGTAGCGCgcg caACTAAACCCCCAGTGACTTATTGTCTTGACGAAAACGTTAATTGTTTATCATCACACAAGATAAGTGATGATGGTGGGGGTCGTGTAGGTAAAAAACTCG atgacAACACGAAAAAAATAGGAAGGATAGAAGAGCTGTCCGCTTCAGTGAGATCATCATCGACGTCAAtggatgatgataaaaaaaaaacggacgGTGACGACGGTGGCCGACCTGTCCAAGTTGTTTTAACCCATCCCGATCATACATTTGAACTCGATGAAGATGCTCTAGCTGAAATACTTCTCAAAGATGACATTAAAGATCGTAGTGTCGTGGTCGTGTCCGTTGCCGGTGCATTCCGTAAAGGAAAAAGTTTTCTTCTGGATTTTTTTCTTCGCTACATGAATtacaaa tatttagataaaaaaacatcAGAATCATGGATCGGAGATGATAATGAACCACTGAGCGGATTCTCATGGCGTGGTGGCTCTGAACGCGACACAACCGGGATACTCATGTGGTCAAAAGTGTTTCCGGGTACGATGCCAAATGGAGAAAAAGTTGCCATCATTTTAATGGATACTCAGGGTGCATTTGACAGTCAATCGACAGTAAGAGACTGTGCGACTGTATTTGCATTGAGTACAATGTTGTCATCggtacaaatatttaatttgtctcaaaatattcaagaagACGATTTGCAGCATCTGCAGTTATTTACAGAGTACGGTCGTCTTGCATTAGAAAAATCCGGAAATACGCCTTTTCAGAAGCTTGAATTCTTGGTACGTGATTGGAGTTACCCATACGAGGCTGATTATGGTTCCGAGGGAGGCCAGAAAATATTGCAGAGACGTCTTGAGATCTCTGACCGGCAGCATCCGGAGCTACAGAGCTTACGTAAACATATTAAGTCATGTTTTTCGGATATATCGTGTTTCCTGATGCCGCATCCGGGTCTGAAGATCGCGACGAACCCGAAATTTGACGGGCGGCTGGTAGAAATTGAGTCAGATTTTAAACAACAGCTAAAAAAGCTTATACCTTCGTTGTTAGCACCCGAGAATTtggtaactaaaaaaataaatggacaAACTGTTCGTGCACGTGATTTATTAGAAtactttaaaagttatattagaatttataaagGCGATGAATTACCAGAGCCAAAAAGTATGTTAGTTGCTACTGCTGAAGCAAATAATTTGTCTGCGGTTGCTGATGCTAAGGATTTGTATTTACAAATGATGGAATGCGTTTGTGGAGGTGCTAAACCCTTTTTGGCAACCGCACATCTTGAATCGGAGCATCAGCGGTGTGTTGACAAAGCGCTTCATCAGTTTTCTAATAAACGCAAGATGGGGGGAGATGAGTTCAGCCAAACTTACATGGAAAAACTTGTcaag GATATGGATGAAGCATTTCTACAATTTAAAGCCCacaatgaaagtaaaaatattttcaaagcaGCTCGTACTCCAGCCGTATTTTTTGCCATTGCCGTCACTATGTACATTTGCTCCGGAGTATTTGGTCTCGTAGGACTCTATACTCTAGCTAATATTTGTAATCTCATTATGGGAATTGGTTTATTAACTCTCGTATTATGGGCGTATATTAg atACAGCGGAGAGCTCCGTGAAATAGGAACACAAATAGACGATTTAGCTAGCGGTATATGGGAAAAc ataatgaaaccaatttatcaacaatttgTCGAGAAATCTGTGTCCGTCGCCGTAGCACAAGCAGCAGCTGAAATAGCAACTAATTCAACTATAGGAAGCGCAACATCCGTTAATGGAAAACATAAAGtatcgtaa
- the LOC103580567 gene encoding retinol dehydrogenase 13: MGLKIPKFVVFGSAACTIIGSIYLIKDKISGTAYEGNEKLTNKVVIVTGANTGIGKEVTRDLAKREAKVIMACRDLIKCEKTRKEIVLETKNKFVYCRQCNLASQSSIREFVNKFKQENNRLDILINNAGVMRCPKGVTTDGIETQLGVNHMGHFLLTNLLLDTLKASAPSRVVVVSSAAHRKGKIKTNDLNSENSYDEAEAYAQSKLANVLFTKELAKKLAGTGVTVNAVHPGIVDTEITRHMSYSKRAIATVMMKPFFWLFIKTPIQGAQAVLNAALNPELQNVTGKYLSEFKIVEEEEEAEEVKNNKLAEWLWITSTKWTKL, translated from the exons atgggGCTTAAAATACCCAAATTTGTGGTTTTTGGAAGTGCAGCCTGTACTATTATCGGCagtatttacttaattaa gGATAAAATTAGCGGAACCGCTTACGAAggcaatgaaaaattaactaataaagtTGTAATTGTAACTGGTGCAAATACTGGAATTGGCAAAGAAGTGACACGGGATTTAGCTAAACGTGAAGCTAAAGTTATCATGGCATGTcgtgatttaattaaatgcgaaaaa acaCGTAAAGAAATAGTTTTGGAGAcgaaaaacaaatttgtttACTGTCGTCAGTGTAATTTAGCATCTCAATCAAGTATCAGAGAATTTGTAAACAAATTCAAGCAAGAGAATAACAGACtagacattttaattaataacgcTGGGGTAATGAGATGTCCAAAGGGTGTAACGACTGATGGAATCGAAACGCAGTTGGGTGTTAATCATATGGGACATTTTTTGCTTACTAATTTACTGCTGGATACTCTTAAAGCCTCAGCACCATCAAGAGTTGTTGTGGTGTCAAGTGCAGCTCATCGTAAAGGCAAAATCAAGACCAATGACTTAAATAGCGAGAATAGTTACGATGAAGCTGAGGCTTATGCTCAAAGTAAACTTGCCAATGTCCTTTTTACCAAAGAATTAGCCAAAAAATTAGCTGGTACAGGTGTTACTGTGAATGCAGTTCATCCAGGGATCGTTGACACTGAGATTACTCGTCATATGTCTTATTCTAAGCGTGCTATTGCCACTGTTATGATGAAACCTTTCTTTTGGTTGTTTATTAAAACACCCATACAAGGAGCCCAGGCTGTACTTAATGCTGCTTTGAATCCTGAGTTGCAAAATGTAACGGGAAAATACTtgag tgaatttaaaattgtcgaggaagaagaagaagcagaggaagtcaaaaataataaattagctGAGTGGCTCTGGATCACCAGTACCAAGTGGACTAAATTatag